ATTACACTAGCGATGCTCAAAAAGAAACTATTGAAAAATTTATTGCGCAATTATCAAAAGACAAAGTTTACAACAAAAAAATTGTAACTGAAATTAAACCGCTGGATACATTTTTTGAAGCTGAAGCATACCACCACGAATACTATAAAAAAAATCCGGATCAAGGATATTGCCAAATTGTCATCAACCCCAAGCTCGCCAAATTTAA
This genomic window from Candidatus Buchananbacteria bacterium CG10_big_fil_rev_8_21_14_0_10_42_9 contains:
- a CDS encoding peptide-methionine (S)-S-oxide reductase, with the translated sequence YTSDAQKETIEKFIAQLSKDKVYNKKIVTEIKPLDTFFEAEAYHHEYYKKNPDQGYCQIVINPKLAKFKAKYSKLLKNDGT